The proteins below are encoded in one region of Aquisphaera giovannonii:
- a CDS encoding glycosyltransferase produces the protein MTSQIRSSTRVVPITREEFHGRFGAPDLGGALCGYTREADTAAVLTLLCHARPARILEVGTALGHMTANLTRWSSEDAKVFTIDLVRGMPRAAAGAAEQLDEVPTLAERGRFADHFGTVQKAFFITADSLGYDFGRLAPLDFAFVDGGHDFAHALADSRKSYDALAPCGWLVWHDFGSPVPWVEVRQAVEAIGFAEPVIHIEGTEVAFLQKQAPAGATGSAAVHDGPVRVAWDGDVRGLHSLGLVNRAIASELLARGLDLALADDGPPPAGDEGTDTPLDPGLAERLGREPSGGPAQVHVMHRWPPGSNFEPRARRVLMQPWEYGSLPRAWLPLLAAADEVWSYSRSVRDAYLRAGMPHGRVHVIPLGVDPEAFRPGVEPLPLPPGPRFRFLFVGGTIFRKGIDVLLDAFPRAFGPDDGVGLVIKDMGVGTFYRGQTAGDQVAALRERGYPVEYLTRDLAGPELAGLYAACDCLVHPFRGEGFALPVAEAMACGLPVIATAASPVTDYADDATAYLIPARPCEFSENRVGEFETIARPWLHEPDRDALVDLLRRVAADPQAARRKGAAASERIRGRFTWSHTAEAVERRLRALASLEPRTGRRFEPRMNTDKHRWGEGFRDGGTGGGWHVGRAGGPGAAPGGRQAGGVSGSPDPVLVSYPCESVSIRGSKSPGPIRGAAKAQVSLTMIVRDEEENLPRCLGSVAGLFDEVVVVDTGSRDRTAEIARGVGARVFDFVWVDDFAAARNAALARARGDYAFWLDADDVVEPEERAKLERLLVSLPADESEQAAYVVRCACDPEPDGRGGNTVVDHIRLFPAREGVRWTYAVHEQILPSLRRAGVPVRWSDVTVRHTGYSDPALRGRKLERDARILEAELAERPGDPFVLFNLGSIAVERQAWPRALELLQRSLSGSAPSDSITRKLFALIARCRQMLGDLPRAIAACDEGLSFFPDDSELLFRKAVAHRGSGDPAAAEASWRRILGLRRPEEFASVDQGIFGHLTRRNLAALAEERGDLAGAMEHWRAVLAECPGDAEAMGRVGGLVEAAGP, from the coding sequence ATGACTTCACAGATTCGGTCCTCCACCCGCGTCGTGCCCATCACACGCGAAGAGTTCCACGGCCGGTTCGGCGCCCCTGATCTAGGCGGGGCGCTCTGCGGCTACACCCGCGAGGCCGACACGGCTGCGGTGCTGACGCTGCTGTGCCACGCCCGTCCGGCGCGGATCCTCGAGGTCGGCACGGCTTTGGGGCACATGACGGCCAACCTCACTCGGTGGTCTTCCGAGGACGCGAAGGTCTTCACCATCGACCTGGTCCGCGGGATGCCGCGGGCCGCCGCGGGGGCGGCGGAGCAGCTCGACGAGGTGCCGACGCTCGCCGAGCGGGGGCGGTTCGCCGACCACTTCGGCACCGTGCAGAAGGCGTTCTTCATCACGGCCGACTCGCTCGGCTACGACTTCGGCCGGCTGGCGCCGCTGGACTTCGCGTTCGTCGACGGCGGCCACGACTTCGCCCACGCGCTGGCCGACAGCCGCAAGTCCTACGACGCCCTGGCCCCCTGCGGCTGGCTCGTCTGGCACGACTTCGGCAGCCCCGTCCCCTGGGTCGAGGTCCGTCAGGCGGTGGAGGCGATCGGCTTCGCCGAGCCGGTGATCCACATCGAGGGCACCGAGGTCGCCTTCCTCCAGAAGCAAGCCCCCGCGGGCGCGACCGGCTCGGCCGCCGTCCATGACGGCCCGGTGCGGGTGGCCTGGGACGGGGACGTCCGTGGGCTGCACTCGCTGGGCCTGGTCAACCGGGCGATCGCCTCGGAGCTGCTGGCCCGCGGCCTCGACCTGGCCCTGGCCGACGACGGCCCGCCCCCGGCGGGGGACGAGGGCACGGACACGCCGCTGGATCCCGGGCTCGCCGAGCGATTGGGGCGCGAGCCGTCCGGCGGCCCGGCTCAGGTGCACGTGATGCACCGCTGGCCGCCGGGGTCCAACTTCGAGCCGCGGGCCCGCCGGGTGCTGATGCAGCCCTGGGAGTACGGCAGCCTGCCCCGCGCCTGGCTGCCGCTGCTCGCGGCCGCGGACGAGGTCTGGTCGTACAGCCGCTCGGTCCGCGACGCCTACCTCCGCGCCGGGATGCCGCACGGCCGCGTCCACGTCATCCCGCTGGGCGTGGACCCGGAGGCGTTCCGACCCGGCGTCGAGCCGCTGCCCCTGCCGCCTGGCCCGCGGTTCCGCTTCCTGTTCGTCGGCGGGACGATCTTCCGCAAGGGGATCGACGTGCTCCTGGACGCCTTCCCGCGGGCCTTCGGGCCGGATGACGGCGTGGGGCTGGTGATCAAGGACATGGGCGTGGGAACCTTCTACCGCGGCCAGACCGCCGGGGACCAGGTCGCCGCGCTCCGCGAGCGGGGCTACCCGGTCGAGTACCTCACCCGCGACCTCGCCGGGCCGGAGCTGGCGGGCCTGTACGCCGCCTGCGACTGCCTGGTGCACCCGTTCCGCGGCGAGGGCTTCGCCCTGCCGGTCGCCGAGGCGATGGCCTGCGGCCTGCCGGTCATCGCCACCGCCGCCAGCCCGGTCACCGACTACGCCGACGACGCGACCGCGTACCTGATCCCGGCCCGGCCGTGCGAGTTCTCCGAAAACCGAGTCGGCGAATTTGAGACGATCGCCCGCCCCTGGCTGCACGAGCCCGACCGCGACGCCCTGGTGGACCTCCTCCGCCGGGTCGCCGCCGACCCGCAGGCCGCCCGCCGCAAGGGCGCCGCGGCCTCGGAGCGGATCCGCGGCCGGTTCACCTGGTCCCACACCGCGGAGGCCGTCGAGCGCCGGCTGCGGGCCCTGGCGAGCCTGGAGCCACGGACGGGAAGGCGATTTGAGCCACGGATGAACACAGATAAACACAGATGGGGGGAGGGATTCCGGGACGGGGGGACGGGAGGGGGATGGCACGTTGGGCGTGCGGGAGGGCCAGGGGCGGCACCGGGTGGAAGGCAGGCCGGTGGGGTTTCGGGCTCGCCCGACCCAGTCTTGGTATCTTATCCGTGTGAATCTGTGTCCATCCGTGGCTCAAAATCCCCGGGTCCCATCCGTGGCGCCGCGAAGGCGCAGGTCAGCCTGACGATGATCGTCCGGGACGAGGAGGAGAACCTGCCGCGGTGCCTGGGGTCGGTGGCGGGGCTGTTCGACGAGGTCGTCGTGGTGGACACCGGGTCGAGGGACCGGACGGCGGAGATCGCGCGGGGGGTCGGGGCGCGGGTGTTCGACTTCGTGTGGGTGGACGACTTCGCCGCCGCCCGCAACGCGGCGCTTGCCCGGGCGCGGGGGGACTATGCGTTCTGGCTGGACGCGGATGACGTGGTCGAGCCGGAGGAGAGGGCGAAGCTGGAGCGGCTGCTGGTGTCGCTGCCGGCGGACGAGTCGGAGCAGGCGGCGTACGTCGTGCGGTGCGCCTGCGACCCGGAGCCGGACGGGCGGGGCGGGAACACGGTGGTGGACCATATCCGCCTGTTCCCGGCGCGCGAGGGCGTGCGGTGGACCTACGCCGTGCACGAGCAGATCCTCCCGTCCCTACGGCGGGCCGGCGTGCCGGTGCGGTGGAGCGACGTGACGGTCCGGCACACCGGCTACTCCGACCCGGCGCTGCGCGGTCGCAAGCTGGAGCGGGACGCGCGGATCCTGGAGGCGGAGCTGGCCGAGCGGCCGGGCGACCCGTTCGTGCTGTTCAACCTGGGCTCGATCGCCGTCGAGCGGCAGGCCTGGCCGCGGGCGCTGGAGCTGCTCCAGCGGAGCCTCTCCGGCTCGGCGCCGTCGGACTCGATCACGCGGAAGCTGTTCGCGCTGATCGCGCGGTGCCGGCAGATGCTCGGCGACCTGCCGCGGGCGATCGCGGCGTGCGACGAGGGGCTGTCGTTCTTCCCCGACGACTCCGAGCTGCTGTTCCGCAAGGCGGTGGCCCACCGCGGCTCCGGCGACCCGGCGGCGGCCGAGGCGTCGTGGCGTCGGATCCTGGGCCTGCGTCGCCCGGAGGAGTTCGCGAGCGTGGACCAGGGCATCTTCGGCCACCTCACCCGCCGCAACCTCGCCGCCCTGGCCGAGGAGCGCGGGGACCTCGCCGGGGCGATGGAGCACTGGCGGGCCGTCCTGGCCGAGTGCCCGGGGGACGCGGAGGCGATGGGGCGCGTCGGAGGGCTGGTGGAGGCCGCCGGGCCCTGA
- a CDS encoding IS4 family transposase, whose amino-acid sequence MPNRMISILGRLRQDVAAAISAETIEAACKEVGYRWRRRKLGPVETIYLFLVQVLLEDTSCRHVVRIGGREFTDTAYCKARSRLPLAVFLELVRRVAAAVRGASEDSRWHGHRVWVVDGSSVSMPDAPELQGHFGQPGGQRPGCGFPVAKLLMLFHVGTGMLLRVTAAPLRSHDMSGAGAISGGLEPGDVLLGDRGFRSYAHMAMLLGRGISAVFRMHQQVNVDFAPGRPTARRKGPYPRPQGLPSSRWVLAHGPQDQVVAWPKPKGRPGWMTEEEYAALPEEILVRELRYEVATPGYRVRRVTLATTLLDAAAYPAVELAELYYRRWRVEHNLRHMKITMKMDVLKCTTVEGVLKELAMYAIAYNLVRSAMLESARLQRVDPDRISLIDGLRWLTAPAGECESPVLVVNPSRRGRYEPRVKKRRPKQYLRMTKPRREYHKDLLQQWVAA is encoded by the coding sequence ATGCCGAACCGCATGATCTCCATCCTCGGCCGCCTGCGCCAAGACGTGGCCGCCGCGATCTCCGCGGAGACGATCGAGGCCGCCTGCAAGGAGGTCGGCTACCGCTGGCGCCGGCGCAAGCTCGGGCCGGTGGAGACCATCTATCTGTTCCTCGTGCAGGTCCTCCTGGAGGACACATCCTGCCGGCACGTCGTCCGGATCGGCGGCCGCGAGTTCACCGACACGGCCTATTGCAAGGCCCGCTCGCGGCTGCCCCTGGCCGTCTTCCTCGAGCTCGTCCGGCGGGTCGCCGCGGCGGTCCGCGGCGCCTCGGAGGACTCCCGCTGGCATGGCCACCGCGTCTGGGTCGTCGACGGCTCCAGCGTCTCGATGCCCGACGCCCCGGAGCTGCAGGGGCACTTCGGCCAGCCCGGCGGTCAGCGCCCCGGATGCGGCTTCCCGGTGGCCAAGCTGCTGATGCTCTTCCACGTCGGCACCGGCATGCTGCTGCGGGTCACGGCGGCGCCGCTGCGGTCCCACGACATGTCCGGGGCGGGCGCGATCTCGGGGGGCCTGGAGCCGGGCGACGTACTCCTCGGAGATCGCGGCTTCCGCTCTTATGCTCACATGGCGATGTTGCTCGGACGCGGTATTTCGGCGGTGTTCCGCATGCACCAGCAGGTGAACGTCGACTTCGCGCCGGGGCGGCCGACGGCCCGAAGGAAGGGCCCGTACCCTCGGCCGCAGGGCCTGCCGAGCTCCCGCTGGGTGCTGGCCCACGGGCCGCAGGACCAGGTGGTCGCCTGGCCCAAGCCCAAGGGCCGGCCCGGGTGGATGACGGAGGAGGAGTACGCGGCGCTGCCGGAGGAGATCCTGGTCCGCGAGCTGCGGTACGAGGTGGCGACGCCGGGCTACCGCGTGCGCCGGGTGACGCTGGCGACGACGCTGCTGGACGCGGCGGCGTACCCGGCCGTCGAGCTGGCGGAGCTGTACTACCGGAGGTGGCGGGTGGAGCACAACCTCCGACATATGAAAATCACGATGAAAATGGATGTTCTCAAGTGCACGACCGTCGAAGGGGTGTTGAAGGAGCTGGCGATGTACGCGATCGCCTACAACCTGGTGCGCTCGGCGATGCTGGAGTCGGCGCGGCTGCAGCGGGTGGACCCGGACCGGATCAGCCTGATCGACGGCCTCCGCTGGCTGACCGCCCCGGCGGGCGAGTGCGAGTCGCCGGTGCTGGTCGTCAACCCGTCGCGCCGCGGCCGCTACGAGCCGCGCGTGAAGAAGCGCCGGCCCAAGCAGTACCTGCGGATGACCAAGCCCCGGCGGGAATACCACAAAGATCTTCTACAGCAATGGGTTGCGGCTTAA